In Cheilinus undulatus linkage group 14, ASM1832078v1, whole genome shotgun sequence, the genomic stretch ctctcttcctgcagacatccgcagcgctccatctctggacattttcaagaaacatctcaagcaccacctgttcaccacagcctacagtcttcattaaatcaccccttacactcatcctatcCCTGActtagtttgtccatgtcttatgtgttcttgtaaagtgtccttgggcttcttgaaaggcgctatataaattcaagatattattattattatcaaggAAAGGATAGAGAAAAGAATGAGGAAAGGATAAATGAAAGAACAAGTAAAGGATGGATGAAAAAAGGATGGATGTAAGGGTGGGTAGAGGAAAGAATGAAACAAAGAATATGAAGGAATGgctgacaaaagaaaaatgaaatttagAAGGCAGGTGAGGATGgatggaataaaataaatgaatggatAAAATACTGAAGGAAAGGAAAGATCAAGGGGAGGATGAATAAAAGAATGGATGAAGTAAAGAAGGGAGAACAAATGGATGAAAGAATACAGAAAAGATGGAAGGAAAGAGTGGAGGAAAGGATAGATGGAAAAATCAAGGAAAGGATGGATGAAGGAATGAACAAAGttggagggaggagaggaaagatGGAGGGCTGAAAAAAGAAACCATGTGACTCACGTCTTCTTCAGCTGTCGTATCCACGCTCTGATCTTCTCACCCGTCACATCCTCTTCCACAGCGGTGACATCCACACCTTCATCAGGGAACACAACCAGCATGGCCGCCCCGTCCGTCATCGGCAGTTTCAACACCCCAACCTTCAGAGAGCGGTCGTATGCCAGGAAGTACTTATCAGCCCGGAACATCATGGGAACCATAGTAACGTGATACTTGTCCACGTAGAAGCGCTCGTCTTGAGTGAACGAGGCATTAAAGGCCGGACTGAAGCGGactggaagagagagaaagcatgATTGAAACACAGTGAACAATGGAACCCCGCGTTGCTGGTTTTGGGCTTCTGACATGCGTCTATGAGGTAGCCATCTTGGAGAGGGGTAGCTACAGCTTAGAATGAGGTAAGTCTATAATAGGGGAAGGTCTTTCCATGTAGCCTAGTCTGATAAGGTCCCATcgtaaaagacaaaaaaacagtctAGTCTGACATCTGATGGATGGTTACTTCCATCCATCAGGGACGGCCTGCCCTCAGACTTGGCAGGTGTGCGTACCTTGGTAGGCGGTGGCAGTGGCAAGCAGCAGCTTGGTCTGGGGGTCCAGAGTGGAGACGAGGTCCTGGACCTGGTCTCCGGCGTTCTCCCGGGCCCAGCGGTTGACGGCATCAACGGCATCCTGTGGTGTCGCAAAGTCCACATTCTGAACACTTCCCCCAAATTTGGTCCTTACCTGGTCCAGGTACGATGACGACACCTCAGAACCCTGGGGGGAGAACAAGGCCGCGCCCTGCCTCAGGCTGGTAGCCACACCCCCCTGCAGGACTGCATTCCTCAGGTTCTGGAACAGATCTGAGGAGACAGACATTAGcaaaccattttaaattttatcacCAACAGTGTGGCGCCCCCCGACCTACCAGGGACGGCCTGAGGCTCCAGTCCTGTCAGGCTGAGGCCCTGCAGCAGCTGCTCCTGACTCCGCCCACTGGTGACAGCGAGCAGCGCCGACAGTCCGGCAGACAGTGTGAATGGACACAGGAAGACGTTGTCATCAGTGCGGCTGGAGACGGCTCGGTACAACCTCGCAGCAAAGTCAGCATTCCTATTGGTCAGATCCTGCAGTGCAGAGTCAATGGTTTGACAGGATGCCACAGTCAGGAGGACGATACCGACCAATGGGAGAAGGAGAGGCTGAGCCATGATCACAGCACCCCCTGCTGGAAGAAATGTATTCCTCTTACcagttttataaaacatttttgaagttATACAACCTCACTTCCAAAAAGTTGGAACACtgagtaaaatgtgaataaaaacagaacactcATTAACACATATTCTTttcacaatagaaaataaacaacatatcacatgctgaaactgagacattttacatttttatgaaaaatattagctagttttgaatttgatggcctcaacatatctcaaaaaagaagggacagggcAATGTCTGCCATTGTGTACTTCTCCTCTTCTTTGAACAACAGTccgtaaacgtctgggaagttaggagaccagctgatgaaattttgggagaggaacattgtcccattcttgtctaataTACAATCCAAGCTGCTCAACAGGCCTGAGTCTTCTCTTCCAAGGGTGCCAAtcaggggcatagctagggatttgggcccccagaaagaaaattacacagtCCCCcgcttaactggctagccaagaaacaaatgttgcatcatttttttcaaatatacatgcattttaatgtgtttttgaggCATAATTTTCCTGTTTATGGGCAATactttttactatggttaaactaaatttacttgcattatttctcACCACTGAACTATaccattttgatatttttaagggaggagcacaATGTCAGCTTACACAGGCAATCCCTCATACATTAAGGTATTGTTACATAATATAGATATTTAAATACGCATTTCCTTGTGATTCCAGAAGTTTCCATGTGTGACCGTTATAAGAGTCCGTTA encodes the following:
- the serpina10a gene encoding serpin peptidase inhibitor, clade A (alpha-1 antiproteinase, antitrypsin), member 10a, producing MAQPLLLPLVGIVLLTVASCQTIDSALQDLTNRNADFAARLYRAVSSRTDDNVFLCPFTLSAGLSALLAVTSGRSQEQLLQGLSLTGLEPQAVPDLFQNLRNAVLQGGVATSLRQGAALFSPQGSEVSSSYLDQVRTKFGGSVQNVDFATPQDAVDAVNRWARENAGDQVQDLVSTLDPQTKLLLATATAYQVRFSPAFNASFTQDERFYVDKYHVTMVPMMFRADKYFLAYDRSLKVGVLKLPMTDGAAMLVVFPDEGVDVTAVEEDVTGEKIRAWIRQLKKTKLEVQLPRFLLDRSYSLRDVLETLSITQVFQDDAEVVNIEGGATGLKLSQVFHKSYMSVDESSDDTGTGASAFSSLPPRLTINRPFLFVVYHQTSSGVLFMGRVNDPSKK